The Brasilonema sennae CENA114 genome includes a region encoding these proteins:
- a CDS encoding filamentous hemagglutinin N-terminal domain-containing protein — MMKQGWHSLILFTLPLCAIGSLTFLDTATAQQVTQQVTPDGTVSTTVTTPDGRNFTINDGTRREGNLFHSFKEFSVPTGGSANFNNAADVQNIIGRVTGGSVSNIDGLIRTVGKANLFLLNPAGIIFGPNASLNIGGSFFGTTANSFLFDNNFEFSATNPQAPPLLTINVPIGLGFRNNPQPIRVQGSGQSEGTDGATRSFSNPTLAVNPGKTLALVGGNVSLEGGVLNASGGQVLLGGLAAEGTVGLNFTDNNFNFPTNVARADVFLGKGNGIDDLGAGINVITNDQTGGSITINARNIDISNESLLTAGIAANSGTVNTIAGDIRLNATGDIKINQSRIENNVNQGSRALRSGNIDITASTLSLTEGAQLSGSTYGQGNGGNITISASDTVSFSGVNPINGNPTAAFSNVNAGGIGNGGEINITAGSLELTNGGQLNAFVRGASGTTAGGNGNAGNVKLNIRNGITIAGVSNEGLRSSINSDVESGAQGNGGNIELQARSVSVTDGAQLSASTSGQGNGGNITINASDTVSLAGDGTLVISDVNKVDTEQLKRQGGDIIITTGTLSVTDGAQLSASTYGLGDAGNIRINASDTVSFSGVNPINGNPTAAFSNVNAGGVGNGGEINITAGSLELTNGGQLNAFVRAASGTTAGGNGNAGNVKLDIRNGITIAGVSNRRDVNGNFQRSSINSNVESGAQGKGGNIELQARTVSVADGGLLSG; from the coding sequence ATGATGAAACAGGGTTGGCATTCACTAATTTTATTCACCTTACCCTTATGCGCCATAGGGAGTTTAACTTTTCTAGATACAGCCACAGCACAACAAGTGACTCAACAAGTCACTCCTGATGGAACTGTATCCACGACAGTTACCACTCCTGATGGCAGAAATTTCACCATCAATGATGGGACAAGAAGAGAAGGAAACCTTTTTCACAGCTTCAAAGAATTTTCTGTACCCACAGGTGGTTCGGCTAACTTCAACAATGCAGCTGATGTGCAAAACATCATCGGTAGAGTGACGGGTGGTTCTGTTTCTAATATTGATGGTTTGATTAGAACAGTGGGCAAGGCAAACTTATTTTTACTCAATCCCGCCGGGATCATTTTTGGACCAAATGCCAGCTTAAATATCGGTGGTTCATTTTTTGGGACTACAGCGAATAGTTTTTTATTTGATAATAATTTTGAGTTTAGTGCGACTAACCCGCAAGCACCGCCATTGTTAACAATCAATGTTCCGATTGGGTTGGGATTTCGGAATAATCCCCAACCAATTCGCGTACAGGGTTCTGGTCAATCTGAGGGGACAGATGGTGCAACTCGCAGTTTTTCTAACCCAACTCTTGCAGTGAATCCAGGAAAGACCCTAGCTTTAGTGGGTGGCAATGTCAGTTTAGAAGGTGGCGTTTTGAACGCTTCCGGAGGTCAAGTCTTATTGGGAGGTTTGGCAGCCGAAGGAACGGTTGGACTGAATTTTACGGACAACAATTTTAACTTCCCTACAAATGTTGCGCGAGCAGACGTTTTTCTTGGTAAAGGAAATGGAATTGATGATCTAGGAGCTGGCATAAATGTCATTACTAACGACCAAACTGGTGGAAGTATTACTATCAACGCTCGAAATATAGATATTTCCAACGAAAGTTTATTGACTGCTGGCATAGCTGCAAATTCGGGAACAGTTAACACAATTGCTGGAGATATTAGGCTTAACGCTACTGGAGACATAAAAATAAATCAAAGCAGAATCGAGAACAATGTAAACCAGGGGTCTCGTGCTCTCAGAAGTGGCAACATCGATATTACAGCTAGCACGCTCTCACTCACTGAAGGTGCTCAACTTAGTGGCAGCACCTATGGACAGGGCAATGGAGGTAATATAACGATTTCTGCCAGCGATACAGTCTCTTTTTCTGGAGTCAATCCGATAAATGGAAACCCCACTGCCGCTTTTAGTAACGTAAACGCCGGAGGTATAGGCAACGGCGGCGAAATCAACATTACTGCAGGCTCACTCGAGTTGACAAATGGGGGTCAATTGAATGCTTTTGTCCGTGGTGCTTCCGGAACAACTGCTGGTGGAAATGGCAATGCCGGAAACGTCAAGCTTAATATTCGCAACGGCATCACGATTGCGGGAGTGAGTAACGAAGGTTTGCGCAGTAGCATCAACAGTGATGTGGAAAGTGGGGCACAAGGCAACGGTGGCAACATTGAACTGCAAGCGAGATCAGTCTCAGTCACTGATGGGGCGCAACTGTCTGCCAGTACTTCTGGACAGGGAAATGGAGGTAATATCACGATTAATGCCAGCGATACTGTTTCCTTGGCAGGAGATGGCACTTTGGTCATCAGTGATGTCAACAAAGTAGACACTGAACAACTCAAGCGCCAAGGAGGGGATATCATTATCACTACTGGCACGCTCTCAGTCACTGATGGTGCACAATTGTCTGCCAGTACCTATGGACTAGGGGATGCAGGCAATATCAGGATTAATGCTAGCGATACCGTCTCTTTTTCTGGAGTCAATCCAATCAACGGAAACCCCACTGCCGCCTTCAGTAATGTTAACGCTGGAGGTGTGGGCAACGGCGGCGAAATCAACATTACTGCAGGCTCACTCGAGTTGACCAATGGGGGTCAATTGAATGCTTTTGTCCGTGCTGCTTCCGGAACAACTGCTGGAGGAAATGGCAATGCCGGAAATGTCAAGCTTGATATTCGCAACGGTATCACGATTGCGGGAGTTAGTAACAGACGTGATGTCAATGGCAATTTCCAGCGCAGTAGCATCAACAGTAATGTGGAAAGCGGCGCACAAGGCAAAGGTGGCAACATTGAACTGCAAGCTAGAACGGTCTCAGTCGCTGATGGAGGGCTACTGTCTGGTTAG
- a CDS encoding ShlB/FhaC/HecB family hemolysin secretion/activation protein has protein sequence MNRGGQLGFGNLNLAVALLINMCFFLPQYKASAQKLINEGYKSEVLPPKFQISTDSPKSSPKSIGSTAILSQVPNPITPEPPLPAPQPIPTPEPSPQIPLDVTPSTPPTTPFPPESRPGVPGTLTVKEFEIVGNKKKIFSKEKLREITKKFTGRAITFAELLQVETEITKLYTDAGYVNSAAVINVDDQQPLPQQGAVIKIQIIEGGVEEIKVTGTRRLNPDYIRSRIALATSTPLNRFRLLEALQLLQLNPLIKNISADLSTGSRSDQNLVEVRIVEADSFRTELFVDNGRAPSVGSFRRGLRITEGNVFGLGDSFGATYTNTDGSNALDLSYALPVNPRNGTLNVAGGFTDTTIVEPPFDRIDIIGDSFYIDVGFRQPIFQSPTQELALGLTFSREQSKTTLLGRGDVFQNLGADKNGETRISALRFIQEYTQRNSQQVFGFRSQFTLGVGFFDATTNGTTPDSRFFSWRGQGQYIRQLARDTLLVLRSDLQLATRALVPLEQISVGGIQSVRGYRQDEFLVDNGFFASAEVRFPILRVEEVKGVLQLIPFVDFGVGWNNSIRGRPNPVLDPNTLIGVGLGLRWQMDDKLDARIDYGIPLTDVNSRDRTLQEQGLYFSINYSPF, from the coding sequence ATGAATCGAGGCGGGCAGCTTGGGTTTGGTAATCTCAATTTAGCTGTAGCATTGCTGATAAATATGTGCTTTTTTTTACCTCAATATAAAGCTTCTGCCCAGAAGTTGATAAATGAGGGTTATAAGAGCGAAGTTTTACCTCCTAAATTTCAGATTTCGACTGATAGTCCAAAAAGCAGTCCTAAAAGTATAGGCTCAACAGCTATTCTATCTCAGGTTCCAAATCCTATCACTCCAGAACCACCACTACCAGCTCCACAACCAATTCCGACTCCAGAACCATCACCGCAAATTCCACTGGATGTCACTCCATCAACACCTCCCACAACACCTTTCCCTCCAGAATCGCGTCCTGGCGTACCTGGAACTCTTACCGTTAAAGAGTTTGAAATTGTAGGTAACAAAAAAAAGATCTTTAGCAAGGAAAAGTTACGTGAGATAACGAAGAAATTTACCGGTAGAGCAATCACCTTTGCTGAATTGCTGCAAGTAGAAACTGAAATCACGAAGCTTTACACAGATGCTGGCTATGTGAATTCTGCTGCTGTGATTAATGTTGACGACCAACAACCTCTTCCTCAACAGGGAGCAGTTATCAAAATTCAGATTATTGAAGGTGGAGTAGAAGAGATTAAGGTCACAGGTACGCGACGGTTGAACCCAGACTACATACGCAGTCGCATAGCACTTGCTACCTCTACACCGTTGAACCGATTTCGCCTGTTAGAAGCACTGCAACTCTTACAGCTTAACCCTTTGATTAAAAATATTTCTGCTGATTTGTCTACGGGATCACGTTCAGACCAGAATTTAGTGGAAGTCAGGATCGTAGAAGCAGACTCCTTTCGGACAGAGTTGTTTGTCGATAATGGTCGTGCTCCTAGTGTCGGTAGTTTCCGACGAGGTCTCCGTATCACCGAAGGCAATGTCTTCGGCTTGGGCGATAGCTTTGGTGCAACATACACTAATACTGATGGAAGTAATGCCCTGGATCTCAGCTATGCTCTGCCAGTGAATCCTCGCAATGGCACACTGAATGTGGCAGGTGGATTTACAGACACCACCATCGTTGAGCCACCATTTGACCGCATTGATATTATAGGTGACTCTTTTTATATTGATGTTGGTTTTCGTCAGCCAATCTTCCAATCTCCAACTCAGGAATTGGCGCTGGGTTTAACTTTTTCTAGAGAGCAAAGTAAGACGACACTTTTGGGAAGAGGTGATGTCTTCCAGAATTTAGGAGCCGACAAGAATGGAGAAACCCGCATCTCAGCACTGCGATTTATTCAGGAATATACACAGCGCAATTCCCAACAAGTCTTTGGTTTTCGCTCTCAGTTTACTCTGGGAGTAGGGTTTTTTGACGCCACTACTAATGGCACAACTCCTGATAGTCGGTTTTTCTCCTGGCGTGGACAAGGACAGTATATACGACAATTAGCACGAGACACCTTACTGGTGTTACGTTCTGATCTACAATTAGCAACAAGAGCCTTAGTACCCTTAGAGCAAATTAGCGTCGGTGGTATACAAAGCGTCCGGGGTTATAGGCAGGATGAGTTTTTGGTAGATAACGGCTTTTTTGCTTCCGCAGAAGTGAGATTTCCTATTCTGCGGGTAGAAGAAGTCAAAGGAGTTTTACAACTCATACCCTTTGTTGATTTTGGCGTTGGCTGGAATAATTCCATCAGAGGTCGTCCGAATCCAGTTCTTGATCCCAATACTTTGATTGGTGTGGGTTTGGGTTTGCGATGGCAGATGGATGATAAATTGGATGCTCGCATTGACTACGGTATCCCGCTAACTGATGTGAATTCTAGGGATCGAACGTTGCAAGAGCAAGGTTTGTATTTCTCAATCAATTACAGTCCTTTTTAG
- a CDS encoding serine/threonine-protein kinase — translation MKTTRGKKILGGRYKIVREIARGGFGITYLAEDTQASNSPCVIKKLDPQNADIETAKILFKREANALFHLLQQNQQIPKYFDYFEEEESYYLVQEYIEGKSLQNLLDNKWPRDRVITFIREILEILRYLHRINIIHRDVKPSNIMLRKEDSKFVLIDFGAVKQLDPRYPSPQQQLYTTQTMIGTPGYAPREQLAGKPGYNSDIYGLGMTAIQLLTGIHPKHLRRDIQDQIIWSDEFNVDHLLASILTKMVDSNPDERYQYVDEIFRDLEQITVVNEHINYNDFTTNTEIESSQLSEFTARPYESGSLFKLWYLLIALGAAGIILIVIELINPFIRPLYYLHQGDTFLNLRQPEKANNEFQKVTDIQPYSAEGWRGRGDALLSSGRLLGALGYYEKALNIQPNYIKALNNKGKVLSKLGRYQEALDAHEKVLRQNENDVDAWSGKGVAYFGLGKKKEAKDAFEKMKQIRPDIPYAWQEIGFAIEIVEGPNAAKPYFEEALGAFEAFLKQHPQDPIAWTDQGFILQKLIRPQDALVSYQKALDVDKNFYEALIGKGNILSGENPQEALLAFNRASEIRPDAYQPWYGRGVLLTQRFQKHEEALQSLDKAIAKKNDFSPAWLSKGIALSELKRYNEALAALDKAKELQPKDKYVWANRGDVLQSLGKKAEAQESYNKAVELGFPRDQLPKN, via the coding sequence ATGAAGACAACAAGGGGAAAAAAAATATTGGGTGGACGCTACAAGATTGTCAGAGAAATAGCTCGAGGGGGTTTTGGTATAACCTATCTTGCTGAAGATACTCAGGCATCCAATTCTCCGTGTGTCATTAAAAAACTCGATCCTCAGAATGCTGATATTGAAACAGCAAAAATATTATTTAAAAGAGAGGCAAACGCTCTTTTTCATTTACTACAACAAAACCAACAAATTCCAAAATATTTTGATTACTTTGAGGAAGAGGAAAGTTATTATTTAGTTCAAGAATATATAGAAGGTAAATCATTGCAGAATCTGCTTGATAACAAATGGCCTAGGGACAGGGTTATTACTTTTATACGAGAAATACTGGAAATTTTGAGATATCTCCATCGAATAAATATTATTCATCGTGATGTCAAACCTTCTAACATCATGCTCAGGAAGGAAGATAGTAAATTTGTCTTGATTGATTTTGGTGCGGTAAAACAATTAGATCCTAGATATCCATCACCTCAGCAACAGTTATATACAACTCAAACCATGATTGGCACTCCTGGATATGCTCCACGAGAACAATTGGCAGGAAAACCAGGCTATAACAGCGACATATATGGTTTAGGGATGACAGCAATTCAGCTGTTGACGGGAATACACCCAAAACATTTAAGACGTGATATTCAAGACCAAATAATATGGTCTGATGAGTTTAATGTCGATCATTTGTTAGCTTCCATTTTAACAAAAATGGTTGACTCAAACCCTGATGAGCGTTATCAATATGTAGACGAAATTTTCCGAGATCTTGAACAAATAACAGTTGTCAATGAACATATTAATTACAACGATTTTACAACGAATACAGAAATTGAGTCGTCACAATTATCTGAGTTCACGGCAAGACCATATGAATCAGGGAGTTTGTTCAAGCTATGGTACCTTTTGATTGCTCTAGGAGCAGCTGGAATTATCCTAATTGTCATAGAATTGATTAATCCATTTATCCGCCCTTTATATTACTTGCATCAAGGTGATACTTTCCTGAATTTACGTCAACCAGAAAAAGCTAATAACGAATTTCAAAAGGTTACAGACATCCAACCATATTCTGCTGAAGGTTGGAGAGGACGAGGAGATGCTCTTTTGAGCTCGGGACGCTTATTGGGAGCGTTAGGATATTATGAAAAAGCCCTCAATATTCAACCAAATTACATCAAAGCGTTAAATAACAAAGGGAAAGTTCTCTCTAAATTAGGGAGATATCAAGAAGCCCTAGATGCTCATGAAAAGGTACTAAGACAAAACGAGAATGATGTCGATGCTTGGAGTGGAAAAGGAGTAGCTTATTTTGGCTTAGGAAAGAAAAAAGAAGCAAAAGATGCCTTCGAGAAAATGAAGCAAATCAGACCAGACATACCATATGCTTGGCAGGAAATTGGTTTTGCAATAGAAATCGTAGAAGGTCCAAACGCAGCCAAGCCATACTTTGAAGAAGCGTTGGGAGCTTTTGAAGCTTTTCTCAAACAACATCCACAAGATCCAATTGCTTGGACTGATCAAGGCTTTATCTTGCAAAAGTTAATTCGTCCTCAAGATGCGCTTGTTTCTTATCAGAAAGCACTGGACGTCGATAAAAATTTCTATGAAGCTCTAATCGGTAAAGGCAATATCCTAAGTGGAGAAAACCCTCAAGAAGCTCTTCTAGCTTTTAATAGAGCCAGTGAAATTCGTCCGGATGCTTATCAACCTTGGTATGGTCGTGGAGTTTTACTAACACAGCGCTTTCAGAAGCATGAAGAAGCTTTACAATCATTAGACAAAGCGATCGCAAAAAAAAATGACTTCTCTCCTGCCTGGCTGTCCAAAGGAATAGCACTCTCAGAACTAAAACGCTACAATGAGGCACTGGCAGCATTAGACAAAGCTAAAGAGCTTCAACCAAAAGACAAATATGTTTGGGCTAATCGAGGAGATGTCTTACAGAGTTTAGGAAAAAAAGCAGAAGCACAAGAATCATATAATAAAGCCGTTGAACTTGGATTTCCTCGCGACCAATTACCCAAAAATTAA